The proteins below are encoded in one region of Methanobrevibacter ruminantium:
- the argJ gene encoding bifunctional ornithine acetyltransferase/N-acetylglutamate synthase: MSKINVIEGGICAVEGVRAAGSREGKYGLTVIESKDSAASAVFTSNNVVAAPIIHTKEMIKGGKISLVVVNSGNANCFTGQDGIDDCDRTIAFASKITNIPSSEIATASTGVIGRKMPMDIILPLVEESISKLEHSAESSTDAAKSIMTTDTYHKEFAVETTIDGEKVRIGGITKGVGMIAPNMGTMLCFLATDAVISSEMINKALKSAVNRSFNMIVVDGDQSTNDTAILMANGKSGVEVAKDGEINEDFQEALDFICISLAKMMARDGEGATKFIECKVNGAKDENDAILASKSVISSSLVKSAIFGGDPNWGRIVAAVGYSGCEMNQDMISVSVNSDDGQEAILVDKGKILAFEGTDELNSAEEIMQEKTVNIVVDLYQGDASATAWGCDLTYDYVKINAEYTT; this comes from the coding sequence ATGTCTAAGATTAACGTTATTGAAGGAGGAATATGTGCTGTAGAAGGCGTTAGGGCAGCAGGAAGCCGTGAAGGTAAATACGGCCTTACAGTTATTGAATCAAAGGATAGTGCTGCTTCTGCAGTTTTTACATCAAACAATGTTGTGGCTGCACCTATCATTCATACCAAGGAAATGATTAAAGGCGGAAAAATATCATTGGTAGTTGTAAACAGTGGAAATGCAAACTGCTTTACAGGTCAAGATGGAATAGATGATTGTGATAGGACCATTGCATTCGCATCTAAAATCACCAATATCCCATCAAGTGAAATAGCTACTGCATCAACTGGTGTGATAGGCAGAAAAATGCCTATGGACATTATTTTGCCTTTGGTTGAAGAGTCAATTTCCAAATTGGAACACAGTGCAGAAAGCTCAACAGATGCTGCAAAGTCCATAATGACCACTGACACTTATCATAAAGAGTTTGCTGTAGAGACAACTATTGATGGTGAAAAGGTAAGAATCGGTGGAATAACCAAGGGTGTGGGAATGATTGCACCTAATATGGGAACCATGCTATGTTTCTTGGCAACTGATGCTGTAATCTCCTCTGAAATGATTAATAAGGCATTGAAATCTGCTGTAAACAGAAGCTTCAACATGATTGTCGTTGATGGAGACCAAAGTACAAATGACACTGCAATATTGATGGCAAATGGAAAGTCTGGTGTTGAAGTTGCTAAAGACGGTGAAATCAATGAAGACTTCCAGGAAGCTTTGGATTTCATCTGCATAAGCTTAGCTAAAATGATGGCTCGTGACGGTGAAGGGGCAACTAAGTTCATTGAATGCAAGGTAAATGGTGCTAAGGATGAAAATGATGCGATATTGGCTTCAAAATCTGTAATCAGTTCTTCACTAGTAAAATCAGCTATCTTTGGTGGAGATCCTAATTGGGGTAGAATCGTAGCTGCTGTAGGATATTCTGGTTGTGAAATGAATCAGGACATGATTTCCGTTTCTGTAAATTCAGATGATGGTCAGGAAGCAATTTTAGTTGATAAGGGTAAAATCCTTGCATTTGAAGGAACAGATGAACTTAATTCAGCAGAAGAGATTATGCAGGAAAAGACAGTGAACATAGTTGTTGATTTGTATCAGGGTGATGCAAGTGCAACCGCTTGGGGTTGTGACCTTACATATGATTATGTAAAGATCAATGCTGAGTATACAACTTAA